A single Candidatus Hinthialibacter antarcticus DNA region contains:
- a CDS encoding prepilin-type N-terminal cleavage/methylation domain-containing protein: MNRKSEGFTLIELLIVVAIIGILAAIAVPNFINAQMRAKIAHVQSDFKAMATSMEMYQMDNNMYPPPFKLSALTSPISYMSSVPQDIFPPSYDFASAGGQTNPGATVSWYRYVYGTDNPDVGGSADLKTAQCADYWAYFPPFLLRSAAVSRANAEGCNSTWLIKSFGPNVNQPSLCGDKGDDCTFRYDSTNGLISIGDIAVFGPGGRIQ, translated from the coding sequence ATGAACCGTAAGTCTGAAGGTTTTACATTAATTGAACTTTTAATTGTTGTCGCAATTATTGGAATCCTCGCCGCTATCGCCGTACCGAATTTTATCAACGCTCAGATGCGCGCTAAAATCGCTCACGTCCAGTCTGATTTCAAAGCGATGGCGACATCAATGGAAATGTATCAGATGGATAACAATATGTATCCGCCTCCGTTTAAATTGAGCGCATTGACGTCTCCAATTTCATATATGTCTTCTGTCCCACAGGATATTTTTCCGCCGTCGTATGATTTCGCCAGCGCGGGTGGTCAGACAAATCCGGGGGCGACAGTCAGTTGGTATCGCTATGTCTATGGAACCGATAACCCTGACGTCGGCGGCAGCGCTGACTTAAAAACCGCTCAGTGCGCTGATTATTGGGCGTATTTTCCTCCGTTTCTCTTACGCAGCGCCGCAGTAAGCCGGGCGAACGCAGAAGGTTGTAACAGCACTTGGTTGATCAAATCGTTTGGTCCCAACGTCAATCAGCCGTCGCTTTGCGGGGACAAGGGCGACGATTGCACCTTCCGTTATGACTCAACCAACGGTCTTATCAGTATTGGCGACATCGCTGTCTTCGGCCCTGGCGGACGCATTCAGTAA
- the crcB gene encoding fluoride efflux transporter CrcB translates to MKNVILIAVAGAAGTLSRYGLSTLVSSILGSDFPWGTFIVNIVGCFLFGLIWSLEEHHLALGPQTRVIILTGFMGAFTTFSTFIFENNQLLSTSQWIHLSANLVLQILIGLAALAVGIHAARLVL, encoded by the coding sequence TTGAAAAACGTCATACTCATCGCCGTCGCAGGCGCAGCGGGTACGCTTTCACGCTATGGGTTATCGACGCTGGTGAGTTCTATTTTGGGGTCTGACTTTCCATGGGGCACCTTCATCGTCAACATTGTCGGTTGTTTTTTATTTGGACTTATCTGGTCGCTTGAAGAACACCACTTAGCGCTCGGCCCCCAAACCCGGGTCATTATCCTGACGGGATTTATGGGCGCTTTTACCACATTCAGCACATTTATCTTTGAGAACAACCAATTGCTGTCCACTTCGCAGTGGATTCATCTATCTGCGAATTTGGTACTGCAAATTTTGATTGGTCTGGCGGCGCTGGCCGTTGGAATTCACGCTGCGCGCCTAGTGCTGTAA
- a CDS encoding prepilin-type N-terminal cleavage/methylation domain-containing protein, with amino-acid sequence MRKKSGFTLIELLIVVAIIGILAAIAVPNFLNAQMRAKIARCKADLKAISMGMEQYFLDKNDYPPSHYIFLITTPIAYLSSIPNDSFPPSYVGNSGQPEDIAKWTWWRYIRGPLAKSGRNGTALCGDYYAYFSPFAPRSEAMSLSSAQSCPVIWYVKSFGPNVETTGLCGSNGDDCTMRFDSSNGVRSIGDIAVFGPGGRVE; translated from the coding sequence ATGCGAAAAAAGTCAGGCTTTACGTTAATTGAATTGCTTATCGTCGTTGCAATTATCGGAATCCTCGCCGCGATCGCTGTCCCCAATTTTTTGAACGCTCAGATGCGGGCGAAAATTGCGCGCTGCAAGGCTGATTTGAAAGCGATCAGTATGGGGATGGAACAATACTTTCTCGATAAAAACGATTATCCTCCCAGCCATTACATTTTTTTGATAACGACGCCAATCGCCTACTTATCAAGCATCCCCAACGATTCGTTTCCGCCGTCGTATGTTGGAAATAGCGGACAGCCGGAAGACATCGCAAAATGGACGTGGTGGCGGTATATCCGTGGGCCGCTTGCAAAAAGCGGGAGAAATGGCACCGCGCTATGCGGCGATTATTATGCGTATTTCTCACCGTTTGCGCCTCGAAGCGAGGCAATGAGTCTCTCTAGCGCACAAAGTTGTCCGGTGATCTGGTACGTCAAATCTTTTGGGCCAAACGTGGAGACGACGGGATTGTGTGGGAGTAACGGCGATGATTGCACTATGCGCTTTGATTCCTCTAACGGCGTTCGCAGTATTGGAGACATTGCGGTCTTTGGTCCCGGCGGAAGGGTCGAATAA
- the mutS gene encoding DNA mismatch repair protein MutS — translation MPKTGNQPPHAKEDLSPMMQQYVEMKEKCGDAILLFRCGDFYEMFMEDAVTASQALDIALTKRGGGQGKSVPLAGIPYHAAQNYIYKLTRQGFRVAVCEQMELPQKGKKLVRRELVRTISPGAIIDSDVIDGKENNYLAALFDGGMQGWGLASVDVTTGEFRATWETGPEGWNSILAELATLAPSELLVDSDSRDDAELQKQLRSSCDALLTSAPGMAFSTERFAEFEVEPAPTPGLQGSDADQSLALSAASAILHYLQGNQKETLEYIQFVELYRRSQFLIVDKNTERNLELITSASGGGKKHTLLGVLDLTVTAMGGRLLRQWIVRPLIDEKSIRLRQDMVQALVNDPNLRETVRDALRSVYDLERLLGRVTFGNANARDLAALKVSLEQIPSINTLLETVNAPDMVRRALQREEDPQAKQIAPPGGEWVDPVMEVRELLTAALQDEPPLTVREGGMIRDGYESELDELRSLRKDGRGYIAKLQEEERERTGITSLKVAYNRVFGYYIEITNLHKDKAPEHYIRKQTLTNAERYITPELKEFEAKVLNAEDRIGELEYQILQKLLQAVLGYAVRIKAAARALSRLDSLQSLAEAASRYRYCRPEVNADGVLDIHEGRHPVLERAAVVDQFVPNDCKLDMDSQQMAIITGPNMAGKSTYIRQVALIALMGQMGSFVPAASAKLGVIDRLFSRVGASDDLARGRSTFMVEMSEAAHILKRATAQSLVILDEIGRGTSTFDGVSLAWAIVEYLHGLRGKGVKTLFATHYHELAALEEILSRVMNFHVQVSESAGTVSFLYRIAPGYTDHSYGIHVADLAGVPKRVTDRARKILKRLERGEHLAFQAQEKDPGDEFQISLFSMMDEPLRARLADLDVNALSPMDALNLLAELAAEAQGK, via the coding sequence ATGCCAAAAACGGGAAACCAGCCGCCGCACGCCAAAGAAGATCTCTCGCCGATGATGCAGCAATATGTCGAGATGAAAGAAAAATGCGGCGACGCCATTCTATTGTTTCGCTGCGGCGACTTCTATGAAATGTTCATGGAAGACGCCGTCACTGCGTCGCAGGCGCTCGACATCGCGCTCACCAAACGCGGCGGCGGACAAGGCAAGAGCGTCCCGCTGGCGGGCATCCCCTATCACGCCGCGCAAAATTATATCTACAAACTCACCCGCCAGGGCTTCCGCGTGGCGGTGTGCGAACAGATGGAACTGCCGCAGAAGGGCAAGAAACTGGTGCGCCGCGAACTGGTGCGCACCATCTCGCCCGGCGCCATCATTGATTCTGACGTCATCGACGGCAAAGAAAACAACTACCTCGCCGCGCTGTTCGACGGAGGGATGCAGGGCTGGGGGCTGGCCAGCGTCGATGTGACCACTGGCGAATTCCGCGCCACTTGGGAAACCGGGCCGGAAGGTTGGAACTCGATTCTGGCTGAACTCGCGACTCTCGCACCAAGTGAACTCCTTGTTGATTCTGATTCGCGCGACGACGCCGAGTTGCAAAAGCAGCTGCGTTCTTCATGCGATGCGTTATTGACCAGCGCGCCGGGCATGGCGTTCTCAACCGAGCGCTTTGCAGAATTTGAGGTCGAGCCTGCGCCCACGCCGGGGCTGCAAGGCAGCGACGCCGATCAATCGTTGGCGCTGAGCGCCGCGTCGGCGATTTTGCATTATTTGCAAGGCAACCAAAAAGAGACGCTGGAGTACATTCAGTTTGTCGAACTCTACCGTCGCAGCCAGTTTCTCATTGTTGATAAGAACACCGAGCGCAATCTGGAACTCATCACCAGCGCCAGCGGCGGCGGAAAAAAACATACGCTGTTGGGCGTGCTTGATCTGACGGTCACGGCGATGGGCGGACGCCTGCTGCGGCAATGGATCGTGCGTCCGTTAATTGATGAAAAGTCGATTCGCCTGCGTCAGGATATGGTGCAGGCGTTGGTTAACGATCCCAACCTGCGCGAGACGGTGCGCGATGCGCTGCGGTCTGTTTATGATTTGGAGCGCCTGCTAGGCCGGGTCACGTTCGGAAACGCCAACGCCCGCGATCTGGCTGCGCTTAAGGTCTCGTTGGAGCAAATCCCTTCGATCAACACGCTGCTCGAAACCGTCAACGCGCCCGACATGGTGCGCCGCGCCCTGCAGCGCGAAGAAGACCCGCAAGCGAAACAAATCGCGCCGCCGGGCGGCGAGTGGGTCGACCCTGTGATGGAAGTGCGCGAACTGCTGACCGCCGCCTTGCAGGACGAACCGCCGCTGACGGTGCGCGAGGGCGGCATGATTCGCGACGGCTACGAAAGCGAATTGGATGAACTGCGGTCATTGCGAAAAGACGGGCGCGGCTACATCGCCAAATTGCAGGAAGAAGAACGCGAGCGCACCGGGATCACCTCGCTCAAGGTCGCTTACAATCGCGTCTTCGGCTACTACATCGAAATCACCAACCTCCACAAAGACAAAGCGCCCGAGCATTACATCCGCAAGCAGACTCTGACTAACGCTGAACGCTACATCACGCCGGAGTTGAAAGAATTCGAAGCCAAGGTGCTGAACGCCGAAGACCGCATCGGCGAGTTGGAATACCAAATCCTACAAAAATTATTGCAAGCCGTACTCGGTTACGCAGTGCGCATCAAAGCCGCCGCCCGCGCCTTGTCGAGGTTAGACTCATTGCAGAGCCTCGCCGAAGCCGCCTCGCGTTATCGCTATTGCCGTCCTGAAGTTAACGCAGACGGCGTACTTGATATTCACGAGGGGCGCCACCCGGTTTTAGAACGCGCCGCCGTGGTCGACCAGTTCGTGCCCAATGATTGCAAGTTGGATATGGACTCGCAGCAGATGGCGATTATCACCGGGCCCAACATGGCGGGTAAATCGACCTACATTCGCCAAGTGGCGTTGATTGCTTTGATGGGGCAGATGGGTTCGTTTGTGCCCGCTGCGTCGGCGAAACTCGGCGTGATCGACCGCTTGTTCAGCCGGGTGGGCGCATCCGACGACCTCGCCCGCGGGCGCTCGACCTTCATGGTCGAAATGAGCGAAGCGGCGCATATTCTCAAACGGGCAACCGCGCAGAGTTTGGTGATCCTCGATGAAATCGGGCGCGGTACTTCGACCTTCGACGGCGTGTCGCTGGCTTGGGCGATTGTCGAATATTTGCATGGGCTGCGCGGCAAGGGCGTCAAGACGTTGTTCGCAACCCATTACCACGAACTGGCGGCGTTAGAAGAGATTCTCTCCCGCGTGATGAATTTCCATGTGCAAGTGTCGGAGAGCGCGGGGACGGTGTCGTTTCTCTATCGCATCGCGCCGGGTTACACCGACCACTCGTACGGCATCCACGTCGCTGATCTGGCAGGCGTTCCCAAACGCGTCACTGACCGCGCCCGAAAAATTCTCAAGCGCCTCGAACGCGGCGAGCATCTCGCGTTTCAAGCGCAAGAAAAAGACCCCGGCGATGAATTTCAGATTTCATTGTTCTCGATGATGGATGAACCCTTACGCGCCCGTCTCGCCGACTTGGACGTGAACGCGCTTTCTCCAATGGACGCCCTCAATCTGCTCGCCGAACTCGCCGCCGAAGCGCAGGGGAAATAA
- a CDS encoding glycosyltransferase family 2 protein, translated as MSIYILLPAYNEALNIRPLLESIDREFEEWSKRIGIDEGVDVFPIVVDDGSSDGTTQQAQSYQGNLPVTVITHEKNQGLAAALQTGLLHILGRCNDDDVIVTLDADGTHPARTIYSLADCVHNGAEIAVASRYAKGGVERGVSLIRKILSRGARLTYHLFRPDIPLKDFSCGFRGFKARILRRTVEEWGERLFESPGFTCTGELMLKALPYAKRDAIVEIPFELQYDKKEGESKMPAFKTTIGTITLLMRARTWARVDSRN; from the coding sequence ATGAGCATCTACATTTTATTGCCCGCCTATAATGAGGCGCTGAATATTCGTCCGTTGCTTGAGTCCATTGACCGCGAGTTTGAAGAATGGAGCAAGCGCATCGGCATCGACGAAGGCGTTGATGTGTTCCCCATTGTTGTCGATGACGGCAGCAGCGACGGCACAACCCAGCAGGCGCAATCCTACCAAGGCAACCTGCCCGTGACCGTTATTACGCACGAGAAAAACCAGGGGCTGGCGGCGGCGCTGCAAACCGGGCTGTTGCATATTCTAGGTCGATGCAACGACGACGATGTGATCGTCACCCTCGACGCAGACGGAACCCACCCGGCGCGTACGATCTATTCACTCGCGGATTGCGTCCACAACGGCGCAGAGATCGCCGTCGCGTCGCGGTACGCTAAAGGCGGAGTGGAGCGCGGCGTCAGTTTGATCCGTAAGATTTTGAGCCGGGGCGCGCGACTGACTTACCACCTGTTCCGCCCGGATATTCCCCTGAAGGATTTCTCCTGCGGGTTTCGGGGTTTCAAAGCGAGAATCCTGCGCCGCACTGTCGAAGAATGGGGCGAACGCTTATTTGAATCGCCAGGGTTCACCTGCACCGGCGAACTCATGTTAAAAGCGCTGCCGTATGCGAAACGCGACGCCATTGTTGAGATTCCCTTCGAGTTGCAATACGACAAGAAAGAAGGCGAAAGCAAAATGCCCGCCTTCAAAACCACCATTGGCACAATTACGCTGTTAATGCGCGCCCGAACATGGGCCCGGGTCGATTCACGCAACTAA
- a CDS encoding glycosyltransferase family 39 protein: MNINRDLYETTEGRYAECAREMLVNMDFSHPTLNNDAHWTKPPLTYWAIAAGIYIADGGEWGVRLYLLFSFIGATVCVYWLADKIWGASAAPICALVYCTSLYPAVSSDIVSTDALLTFWEALVLLFFWIGFSERKAWAYIAMWSALGAAFMTKGPPGLLFFLAIAPTYYIGKRNGKGGPSLFSPIGIICFIVIGLGWYIYEAIQTPGLLHYWLGSEVYERVLTDHFKRNSHWTNIFTVYGTILLFGSMPWALVLLFHFKRIFQKSSRVFRSIFQPGYLHYFLLSMAIITPFIIFCISESRLHLYLLPLFVPISLLVGRGVFDFFEAVTLKRYFIGVLALALLLVCTGKIVVASKKSRKSMKPVAMQVDDVLASLDDKTELYYFGDQIPYSVQYYLGRPIEQIIVNNEDAKSHFTIQSIQQHFIVDLQSHIRPVVLVDRGHLTMLEDLLFGYAPNVEILNFSGRQVPSIPTPVPIDQEVEHSKSDVILIVIH; the protein is encoded by the coding sequence TTGAATATCAATCGCGACCTTTATGAAACCACCGAAGGCCGATATGCAGAATGCGCGAGAGAAATGTTGGTGAATATGGATTTTTCCCATCCAACATTAAATAACGATGCGCATTGGACCAAGCCGCCGCTTACCTATTGGGCGATTGCGGCGGGTATTTATATCGCTGACGGCGGCGAATGGGGTGTGCGGTTATATTTGTTGTTTTCGTTTATTGGCGCGACAGTTTGCGTTTACTGGTTGGCTGACAAAATCTGGGGAGCGTCAGCCGCGCCAATCTGTGCGCTTGTTTATTGCACATCGCTATACCCCGCCGTTTCATCCGACATCGTTTCGACGGACGCTTTATTGACCTTTTGGGAAGCGTTAGTCTTGCTTTTTTTTTGGATCGGATTCAGCGAGCGCAAAGCCTGGGCGTATATCGCAATGTGGTCAGCGCTGGGAGCGGCCTTTATGACCAAAGGCCCGCCGGGCTTGTTGTTCTTTTTGGCCATTGCGCCGACGTATTATATCGGCAAGAGAAATGGAAAGGGCGGCCCTTCGCTCTTTTCACCAATAGGAATTATTTGTTTTATCGTGATTGGCTTGGGCTGGTACATTTATGAAGCAATACAAACGCCTGGGTTATTACATTATTGGTTGGGTTCAGAAGTCTATGAAAGAGTCTTGACCGACCATTTTAAACGCAATTCACATTGGACAAATATTTTCACCGTTTATGGAACAATACTATTATTTGGGTCCATGCCGTGGGCGCTCGTTCTGCTCTTTCATTTCAAGAGAATATTCCAAAAAAGCAGCCGCGTTTTCCGGTCGATCTTTCAGCCCGGCTATCTTCATTATTTTCTTCTTTCGATGGCGATCATTACGCCCTTCATCATTTTTTGCATCAGCGAATCGCGCCTTCACCTTTATCTATTGCCGTTATTCGTCCCCATCAGTCTGTTGGTTGGTCGCGGCGTTTTTGATTTTTTTGAAGCCGTCACGTTAAAGCGCTATTTTATCGGAGTTTTGGCGCTTGCTCTTTTGCTTGTGTGCACAGGTAAAATCGTTGTCGCAAGCAAAAAAAGCCGAAAAAGCATGAAGCCGGTGGCCATGCAGGTAGATGATGTATTGGCGTCGCTGGATGATAAAACGGAACTCTATTATTTTGGCGACCAGATTCCCTATAGCGTTCAATATTATTTGGGGCGCCCTATTGAGCAGATTATTGTCAATAATGAAGACGCAAAATCTCATTTTACAATTCAATCCATTCAGCAGCACTTCATTGTCGATCTTCAGAGCCATATAAGGCCGGTGGTTTTGGTTGATCGCGGGCATCTCACGATGCTGGAAGACCTGCTTTTTGGTTATGCTCCAAATGTAGAGATACTAAACTTCTCGGGCAGGCAGGTCCCTTCCATCCCAACTCCGGTACCAATAGATCAAGAAGTCGAACATAGTAAATCCGATGTTATTTTAATCGTGATTCATTAG